From the genome of Candidatus Hydrogenedentota bacterium:
TCCTGCGGATTGAAGATCCAGATCCAGAGCAGGGACGCGGCCACGGCGGGCATGATCGCCGGCAGATAGAACAGGGTCCGGTACCAGGCGATGCCGCGAACCTCGAGGTTGAGCAGGAGCGCGATGCCGAGGGTGAGCGTCAACCCAATCGGCACCGCCAGGGCCATGAATACCGTGTTCCAAAGGGACTTGTAGAAGAGCGGGTCTTCGAACATGTGCGCGTAATTGGCGAGCCCGACGAATTGCGGCGGCGAAAGGACGTCGTATTGGCAGAAACTGATGAGCAGCGAGAACACCAGCGGGCCGCCGCCAAAGACGACAAACCCGAGGAACCAGGGCGAAGCGAAAAGGTAGCCCGCGTAATACTCGCGCCGGAAATAGCCCCGGGCGTGCATGCGCCGCCGGAAGTGCCAGACCATGCCGCACGCGACGCAGAGCAGAACGCCTCCATAGACGCCGAGTACCGGCCGCCAGCGCAATTCCGGATACGGAACCGGATAGACGACCCGGTCTAATTCGCGCTGCACCCGCGCCGCGCCCAGGTCCAGCGCATGCTGCGCATTCCGGTGAATGTCCTGGGCATCGAAACGCTTGTAGATGCCCGCTTCCATGGCGCGGATGTGTTCATTCCACAACAACTGGCCCACCGCCGTCACGGGCCGGTACTTCGACACCGGCAAGATGTCGATGTACGTGCGCATGGCCGCCTTGAACTTCTCCTCAACCGCCGGCTCACTGTAGAGGTAATGCTCCATCGCCCACTGCGTCACGTCCTTGCGGCTGCTCATGCGCGGCATGAACACGTTGCCCGCCGCGCGCGCCATCTGGCATTCCACGTCGCTCCGGATGCGGTACGCCCGCTGCGATACCAGGTATTTGATGAGCAGCCAGGCTTCCTCGGGATGGCGCGCCGTGGCCGGGACCACGTAGGCCCAGCCGCCGCACCAGCCGAACCGGGGCTTGTCGGCAAACCAGCCCCCGGGCGCGGGCGCGGGCGCCACGCCGAAATCGAGGTCCCGCTTCTGTCCCGCAATGACCGGCAGGAAAAAGTCGCCGTCTATCTTCATCGCCACCTTGCCCGAAAGAAACGGGTCGAGGTCCCCGGTCTGCAGCGTCGAGCGGAACGCTTCCGCGTCCTTCGCGCCGCCGATGACATCGTACAGATGGGTCATGTACGCCAGGCCTTCGACGACTTCCGGCGCGTTCAGCAGGCACCGGCGGCCGTCCCCGCTCATGTACGCCGCGCCGTTGAGCCAGCCGTAAATGTACAGCCACGAATTGCCGTAATTGGGGATAAACCCGACCTGCACAAGCTTCCCGGCTGCGTCCCGCTCCGTCATAATCCGCGCCGCGGCTTCGAGTTGCGCCCAAGTGCGCGGCGGCGCCACCTGCCCCGCCTCATCGACGCAGCCCGCCGCAATCAATTCGCGCGCGTACTTGCGCAAGAGGCTCTTGTTGTAATAGAGGGCCCGGTTGTCCGTGTCGGAAGGAATGCCGTACAGCCGGCCGTTGTACATCGACTCCTGCCAGCACGGCTCAAAGAACTGCTCCTGCCGAAACGTATACGGGTCATTCGCCGCTTCAACCAGGTCGCGCTCATAGAGGTCCTGCAGGCACAGGAACGCCCCGCGCGCGGCCCATTCGCCCACGGCAAAGCGGTCGAACCACACGACATCCGGCGGGTCGCCCCCCGCCACGGCGCACAACAGCCGCTGCGGGTCGTCCGTCTTGTTCACCGTGGCCGATTGACCCATCACCACGTGAATCCGCGGCCTGCCGCCGGTCCCGTCGTGGCTCGCCTCGAAGTCCCGCAGCACCTCCGGGACAAAGATGTCGAGTTCATTGCCCCAAAAATACAGCGTGACGGGTTCGGCGGCATCCTCCGCGACGGCGGGACCGCCCAGCCATGCGGCCGCGCCCAACGCCAGCGTGGCCAGCCATGGCAAGCCATGCCCCGGCGCCGTTGCCCGCCTCGGCGGCCGGAATCGCCCGTGTGTTCGAAGAAAGCGTCCGCGCACCCGGCGCCTCCCTGCTGTTCCTCAAACTCCCGATAAGACCACACGTCCGCGCGGTCTGTCAATGGCTGGGCCGGAACGCGCAATGGACCCAAGCGGGACAGGCGTTTCCGCCCGCGCCCGGCCCCATTTCCGGGAACCCGGTGGCAGGCACACAGGCCCGCGGGTATGCAGGGGGCGGCACCAGTCGTTTTTGTTCCTTCAGTCGTTTTGGTCCTTTCGGCCCGAGCGCTTGCCCGCGCTGCTCGACTCCTCCCCGGCAAACCCGTATTATTTGCGCGACACGGAAGCGTGATGTTGAGTCGAGGAGTTCTGAACCCATGCTGTTTACAGAATCGACTATCGGGGCGTTCTTTGAGGAGCAGGCGCGCCGCGCTCCGGACCAAGAGTTCATTGTATATCCTGATCTTGGCCTGCGCTGGACCTATGCCGCGTTCGACGCGCGCGTCGACCGCCTGGCGAAGGGGCTGCTCGCCACCGGCATCGGGCGGGGCGACCATGTGGGCATCTGGGCCTGCAATGTGCCGGACTGGCTCACGTTCCTGTTCGCCACGGCAAAGATCGGCGCCGTGCTCGTCACGGTCAATACGGCTTACAAGGCCCACGAGCTCGCCTACGTTGTGAAACAATCCGACATGAAGGCGCTGGCCCTCATCCAGAGCTACCGCGACCTCGACTATGCGGAAACCGTGTACACGCTGATGCCGCAACTGCGGACGTGCCCGCCCGGTCACCTGCAGTGCGAGCATTTCCCGCGGCTCAAGCACGTGTTCTTCCTCGGGCCGGAAGAACACGCAGGCATGCTCACCGTGGATGCGCTCCTGGCGCTGGGCGGCGGTTTCCCGGACTCCGCGCTGGCCGAGGCCAAGGCCGCCGTGTCCAATCAGGACGTGGTGAACATGCAGTACACGTCGGGCACGACAGGGTTCCCGAAGGGCGTCATGCTCACGCACCGGAACATCCTCAACAATGGGTATTACATCGGTGAACGGCAACGGCTCGGCCCGGCGGACCGGGTGTGCGTGCCGGTGCCGCTGTTCCATTGTTTCGGCTGCGTGCTCGGCGTGCTGGCCGTGCTCACGCACGGCGGGACGCTTGTCATGCTCGAACAGTTCGACCCCGAGCGCGCATTGGCCGCCGTAGCCAAAGAGAAGTGCACCGCGCTGTACGGCGTGCCCACCATGTTCATAGCGGAATTGAACCATCCTTCCTTCGGCGCGTATGACCTGTCGTCCTTGCGCACGGGCATCATGGCCGGCGCGCCGTGCCCCACCGAGACGATGCGCCGCGTCGTCAGCGAAATGCACTGCTCCGAGATCACCATCGCGTACGGGCTGACCGAGGGCTCGCCGGTCATTACCCAGACCCGCACGGACGACACCCTCGAGCGGCGCGTCGCCACGGTCGGCACGGCGCAACCGGAAATCGAGGTGAAGATCACCGACCCCGAAACCGGCGAGACGCTCGGCTCGAATGAAACCGGCGAACTGTGCTGCCGCGGCTACAATGTCATGAAGGGCTACTACAACATGCCCGAGGCGACCGCCGCCGCCGTCGACCCCGATGGCTGGTTGCACACCGGCGACCTCGCCACCTGCGACGAACACGGCTACTACCGGGTCGTCGGGCGCTCGAAAGACATGATCATCCGCGGCGGCGAGAACATCTATCCGCGCGAAATCGAGGAATTTCTATACGCGCTGCCCGGTGTCGAGGAAGTCGCCGTGGTCGGCGTGCCGGACGAAC
Proteins encoded in this window:
- a CDS encoding extracellular solute-binding protein, yielding MRGRFLRTHGRFRPPRRATAPGHGLPWLATLALGAAAWLGGPAVAEDAAEPVTLYFWGNELDIFVPEVLRDFEASHDGTGGRPRIHVVMGQSATVNKTDDPQRLLCAVAGGDPPDVVWFDRFAVGEWAARGAFLCLQDLYERDLVEAANDPYTFRQEQFFEPCWQESMYNGRLYGIPSDTDNRALYYNKSLLRKYARELIAAGCVDEAGQVAPPRTWAQLEAAARIMTERDAAGKLVQVGFIPNYGNSWLYIYGWLNGAAYMSGDGRRCLLNAPEVVEGLAYMTHLYDVIGGAKDAEAFRSTLQTGDLDPFLSGKVAMKIDGDFFLPVIAGQKRDLDFGVAPAPAPGGWFADKPRFGWCGGWAYVVPATARHPEEAWLLIKYLVSQRAYRIRSDVECQMARAAGNVFMPRMSSRKDVTQWAMEHYLYSEPAVEEKFKAAMRTYIDILPVSKYRPVTAVGQLLWNEHIRAMEAGIYKRFDAQDIHRNAQHALDLGAARVQRELDRVVYPVPYPELRWRPVLGVYGGVLLCVACGMVWHFRRRMHARGYFRREYYAGYLFASPWFLGFVVFGGGPLVFSLLISFCQYDVLSPPQFVGLANYAHMFEDPLFYKSLWNTVFMALAVPIGLTLTLGIALLLNLEVRGIAWYRTLFYLPAIMPAVAASLLWIWIFNPQ
- a CDS encoding AMP-binding protein, producing MLFTESTIGAFFEEQARRAPDQEFIVYPDLGLRWTYAAFDARVDRLAKGLLATGIGRGDHVGIWACNVPDWLTFLFATAKIGAVLVTVNTAYKAHELAYVVKQSDMKALALIQSYRDLDYAETVYTLMPQLRTCPPGHLQCEHFPRLKHVFFLGPEEHAGMLTVDALLALGGGFPDSALAEAKAAVSNQDVVNMQYTSGTTGFPKGVMLTHRNILNNGYYIGERQRLGPADRVCVPVPLFHCFGCVLGVLAVLTHGGTLVMLEQFDPERALAAVAKEKCTALYGVPTMFIAELNHPSFGAYDLSSLRTGIMAGAPCPTETMRRVVSEMHCSEITIAYGLTEGSPVITQTRTDDTLERRVATVGTAQPEIEVKITDPETGETLGSNETGELCCRGYNVMKGYYNMPEATAAAVDPDGWLHTGDLATCDEHGYYRVVGRSKDMIIRGGENIYPREIEEFLYALPGVEEVAVVGVPDERFGEVAGAFIKRKDGATFTEDDVRAFARERIARYKVPQHVFFIDDFPMTASAKIQKYRLRELARERLHILATVFDAETSDRKEI